In Aquimarina spinulae, a single window of DNA contains:
- a CDS encoding DoxX family protein, whose amino-acid sequence MNPTFILRLAVAIILLTHSIPGMFDNGINNFGNLFLNQIGFSPFGVYIAWAIKLSHVVCAVLFILNKYLKWSSLVTILILATGIFLVHLQEGWYVVGDGRNGIEYNFLLICVLVTIMYSNGIRKSKNSQF is encoded by the coding sequence ATGAATCCCACATTTATTCTTCGCCTGGCAGTAGCAATTATTCTTTTAACACATAGTATACCGGGTATGTTCGACAATGGTATTAATAATTTTGGTAATTTGTTTTTGAATCAGATTGGGTTTTCTCCTTTTGGAGTATACATAGCCTGGGCTATCAAATTATCACATGTTGTATGTGCTGTCCTTTTTATATTGAATAAATATCTGAAATGGTCTTCATTAGTGACTATTCTAATACTCGCTACAGGTATTTTTTTAGTTCATCTCCAAGAAGGTTGGTATGTCGTAGGAGATGGAAGAAACGGAATAGAATATAATTTTTTACTAATTTGTGTACTAGTAACCATCATGTATTCTAATGGGATCAGGAAAAGCAAAAATTCTCAATTCTAA
- a CDS encoding YqjF family protein: MSIKELLNTTEHRPWKIPNKNWKFYQEWNNAIFIHWQVELSELQKFVPKELEIDLFEGKPWVSLVAFTMEKIRPKNLPAFPPISNFDEINIRTYVKSNTKTGVYFLSIEGGTSLSCKIAKAISQLPYRYSKIRRRKNQYLSINPEFKDELDIQFSIGEEITDKSVLDTWLTERYALFQDTERSINEFEIHHLEWPIQKIEVTNLKVNYARFDKLIKGKPDKIQYSKGVNVIAWGKHKKEKIVLS; this comes from the coding sequence GTGTCAATCAAGGAACTACTAAATACGACCGAACATCGACCCTGGAAAATCCCAAATAAAAACTGGAAATTCTATCAGGAATGGAATAATGCAATATTTATTCATTGGCAGGTCGAATTATCCGAATTACAAAAATTTGTTCCAAAAGAGCTAGAAATCGATCTTTTTGAAGGCAAACCCTGGGTTTCTTTGGTAGCTTTTACTATGGAAAAAATTCGACCTAAAAACCTACCGGCATTTCCTCCGATCTCTAATTTTGATGAAATTAATATTAGAACATACGTTAAGTCTAATACAAAAACAGGAGTCTATTTTCTAAGTATAGAAGGAGGAACAAGTTTATCCTGTAAAATTGCTAAGGCAATTTCTCAATTGCCATATCGGTATTCAAAAATAAGACGAAGAAAAAATCAATATCTATCCATAAACCCAGAGTTTAAAGATGAACTAGACATCCAATTTTCTATTGGAGAAGAAATTACAGATAAAAGCGTTCTCGATACATGGCTTACAGAAAGGTATGCTTTGTTTCAAGATACAGAGAGATCAATTAATGAATTTGAGATTCATCACCTGGAGTGGCCAATACAAAAAATTGAGGTTACTAACCTCAAGGTAAACTACGCAAGATTTGATAAACTAATCAAGGGTAAGCCCGATAAAATTCAATATTCAAAAGGGGTAAACGTAATTGCCTGGGGGAAACATAAAAAAGAAAAGATCGTACTATCATAA
- a CDS encoding nuclear transport factor 2 family protein — translation MKNLIETFYTGLSNLDAETMISCYHDDVVFEDPGFGKLKGNRAKGMWRMLCKNARNFRVEFSQVEANDQNGSAHWEAWYSFSKTGRSVHNKIDAQFEFKDGKIIKHTDHFNLHRWASQAIGWKGALLGGTSFFKKKLILQTNKMLDKFMAS, via the coding sequence ATGAAGAATCTTATCGAAACGTTTTATACCGGATTAAGCAATCTCGATGCAGAAACTATGATATCATGTTATCATGATGATGTGGTTTTTGAAGATCCTGGATTTGGAAAACTAAAAGGCAATCGTGCAAAGGGTATGTGGCGTATGCTATGTAAAAATGCAAGAAATTTTAGAGTAGAGTTTTCACAAGTTGAAGCCAATGATCAAAATGGATCAGCACATTGGGAGGCCTGGTACTCTTTCAGTAAAACAGGACGATCAGTTCATAATAAGATCGATGCTCAATTCGAATTTAAGGATGGCAAAATCATAAAACACACAGATCATTTTAATCTACACCGATGGGCTTCTCAGGCTATCGGATGGAAAGGTGCTTTGCTTGGTGGGACTAGTTTTTTTAAGAAAAAACTAATTCTGCAAACCAATAAAATGCTCGATAAATTTATGGCCTCTTGA
- a CDS encoding glycoside hydrolase family 3 N-terminal domain-containing protein yields MNYFFRLIFCIVLVSTTSYAQKAPKFSLQDFYTYTSELEYTVDSIFNTLSDRQKVAQMIITSGGEIGKPAATVRKLAMQNAIGGVVYLKGHKQKHTEDINTLNAITTKNKTVPLLFSMDAEPSLFSSRIKGARKVGKTIDIKNEAQSDSVVNIINQELRDIGVHHNYAPVLDVSSSNEAIKSRSYGNNKEDVVRLANQFIKCSQESGIIATAKHFPGHGLVKGDTHKQSVYIDGPLQEVDNYTKIIEDGVLSIMVAHITIKNNKEYDTGGLPSSCSRKIITGLLKEKMGFRGIIISDALNIMKAVTILDNAPLLASKAGCDLILMPQNEIKTINTILAEMKTDAAYKKQVMQSVKKILRLKVCAGVIK; encoded by the coding sequence ATGAATTATTTTTTTCGATTGATTTTTTGCATTGTCTTAGTATCGACCACCAGCTATGCTCAAAAAGCACCAAAATTTAGCTTACAAGATTTTTATACCTATACTTCTGAACTAGAATATACTGTAGATTCTATTTTTAATACATTAAGCGATCGACAAAAAGTGGCCCAAATGATTATCACCTCTGGTGGAGAAATAGGTAAGCCCGCAGCTACCGTTCGTAAATTGGCTATGCAAAATGCTATTGGAGGTGTAGTCTATCTAAAAGGACATAAACAAAAACATACCGAAGATATCAATACACTTAATGCCATTACTACAAAAAATAAGACCGTTCCGCTTCTGTTTAGTATGGATGCCGAGCCTAGCTTATTCTCTAGTAGAATTAAAGGCGCCCGTAAAGTAGGTAAAACTATTGATATCAAAAATGAGGCGCAATCAGACTCTGTAGTCAATATTATCAACCAGGAACTTAGAGATATTGGTGTACACCATAACTATGCTCCTGTACTGGATGTAAGTTCTAGTAATGAAGCTATTAAATCCAGGAGTTATGGAAACAATAAAGAAGATGTAGTTCGCCTCGCAAATCAGTTTATAAAATGTTCTCAAGAAAGCGGGATTATTGCTACGGCAAAACATTTTCCCGGTCATGGTCTTGTAAAAGGAGATACCCATAAGCAAAGTGTATATATAGATGGCCCTTTACAAGAGGTAGATAACTATACAAAAATTATCGAAGATGGTGTACTCTCTATCATGGTTGCTCACATCACTATTAAAAATAATAAGGAGTATGATACCGGTGGGCTACCCTCTAGTTGTTCCCGAAAAATTATTACTGGCTTATTAAAAGAAAAAATGGGGTTTAGGGGTATTATTATATCTGATGCGCTTAATATCATGAAAGCAGTTACAATATTAGACAACGCTCCCCTACTCGCTTCTAAAGCAGGTTGTGATTTGATTCTGATGCCACAAAACGAAATAAAAACGATAAATACCATCCTTGCCGAAATGAAAACCGATGCTGCCTATAAAAAACAAGTAATGCAGTCGGTAAAGAAAATCTTACGATTAAAAGTATGTGCCGGGGTCATTAAATAG
- a CDS encoding nuclear transport factor 2 family protein, with protein sequence MKNSRTIQFVTLFVFLATLLSSCTSATKKPIDHKAVQEQNELLFTKTLQTHLTAIEHRNLDSLKSTLSPTGEMQLILPGIKIKNTADEFVALHQEWFKDTTWTMETKIVNVKVGDKIGMAVTEAMYREPNRNGSPYFNHMMVSYDLEKIDDKWYVIKDHASSIEKTKPKATTTE encoded by the coding sequence ATGAAAAATAGCCGTACAATTCAATTTGTTACCCTCTTTGTGTTTTTAGCAACACTTTTAAGCTCATGTACTAGTGCCACCAAAAAACCCATTGATCATAAAGCTGTTCAAGAACAAAACGAATTACTTTTTACAAAAACATTACAAACACACCTTACCGCGATAGAGCACAGAAATCTTGACTCCTTAAAATCAACACTATCTCCCACAGGAGAAATGCAACTTATTTTACCGGGTATAAAAATTAAAAATACAGCAGATGAGTTTGTTGCTTTGCATCAGGAATGGTTTAAAGACACTACCTGGACTATGGAGACAAAAATAGTAAATGTAAAAGTGGGAGATAAAATCGGGATGGCCGTTACCGAGGCTATGTATAGAGAACCCAATAGAAATGGTAGTCCTTATTTTAATCATATGATGGTTAGTTATGATTTAGAAAAAATAGATGACAAATGGTATGTGATCAAGGATCACGCATCTTCAATAGAAAAGACCAAACCAAAGGCTACTACAACAGAATAA
- a CDS encoding NAD(P)H-dependent glycerol-3-phosphate dehydrogenase: MEKNLKFAVLGGGSWATAIVKMLTENLNEVGWYMRSTYALEHLKKQQHNPNYLSSVEFKVEQLKLTNDINEAVAYADYLIFVIPSAFLHSELNKLTISLKDKVIFSAIKGIVPETGLIVGEHFHDEYNIPFNNIGVITGPCHAEEVALERLSYLTIASNDEEKAKIMANHLSSDYIKCKISDDIIGTEYAAVLKNIYSVAAGIAHGLGYGDNFQSVLMSNAIREMKRFIKKVHKMKRNINDSAYLGDLLVTGYSIFSRNRMFGNMIGKGYTVKSAQMEMSMIAEGYYAAKTAYELDATKAARTPIIDAVHAVLYENKNPKKVFKKLTDKLD; the protein is encoded by the coding sequence ATGGAAAAAAATCTAAAATTTGCAGTACTGGGAGGTGGTAGTTGGGCAACAGCCATTGTAAAAATGCTTACCGAAAATCTAAATGAAGTCGGATGGTATATGCGAAGTACTTATGCTTTAGAGCATCTTAAAAAACAACAACATAATCCTAATTATTTAAGTTCGGTCGAATTTAAAGTTGAACAACTTAAACTTACCAATGATATCAATGAAGCTGTTGCCTATGCAGACTACTTGATTTTTGTTATCCCATCTGCTTTTCTACATAGCGAACTTAATAAACTTACTATATCCTTAAAAGACAAGGTTATTTTTTCGGCTATAAAAGGTATTGTTCCAGAGACAGGGCTTATTGTAGGAGAGCATTTTCATGACGAGTATAACATTCCTTTTAATAATATTGGGGTGATTACCGGGCCATGTCATGCAGAAGAGGTTGCGCTAGAACGATTATCTTATCTTACTATTGCTTCTAATGATGAAGAAAAAGCCAAAATAATGGCAAATCATTTAAGTAGTGATTATATTAAATGTAAAATCAGCGATGACATTATCGGTACCGAATATGCTGCAGTACTCAAGAACATCTATTCTGTAGCGGCAGGTATTGCACATGGTCTTGGATATGGTGATAATTTTCAGAGTGTTCTTATGAGTAATGCCATTCGTGAAATGAAACGTTTTATTAAAAAAGTACATAAAATGAAACGTAACATTAATGATTCTGCTTATTTGGGTGATTTATTGGTTACCGGGTATTCTATTTTCTCTCGTAATCGAATGTTTGGTAATATGATCGGTAAAGGGTACACTGTAAAAAGCGCTCAGATGGAAATGAGTATGATTGCAGAAGGATATTATGCTGCAAAGACCGCGTATGAACTCGACGCTACAAAAGCTGCTAGAACGCCTATTATTGATGCAGTACATGCTGTATTATACGAAAATAAAAATCCGAAAAAAGTATTTAAGAAACTAACAGATAAGCTAGACTAA
- a CDS encoding DUF6443 domain-containing protein, giving the protein MKKQIIYLLLALMGLNLQAQVVLSDKNYVHTTVPQTAMTIAEIENINCTNINDINRSIESVTYFDGLGRPIQQRAIKASPDGKDIVTHITYDDYGRQDKQYLPFEATNTIGSYKEINVNTDINQYYKDTYASDFPGVTNANLGEVNAYSESVFEASPLNRVLEQGAPGAPWKADRGSDTDHTIKFDWDANTANEVVYFKVTFANPDDTEAPTLTKDGFYTANQLYITITKDENWTPADGNNHTTKEYKDKQGRVVLKRTYANVGVPSVVEAHDTYYVYDRFGNLTYVIPPKVNTSATSISATELAELCYQYKYDNRNRLIEKKIPGKDKEYIVYNKLDQPILTQDANLKASNAWLFTKYDAFGRVTYTGKFTDNRERKVIQQAVNTESILWEQRGVAAQIDGTTIYYSNTAFPTTNLELYTINYYDDYGFDIAGLTNPGTVYGETISDQTKTLPTGSKVKVLDTYDWITTVTYYDKKSRPIYVASKNEYLNTTDIVATQLDFVGKVAQTKTTHTKDSNAPIITIDTFTYDHMGRALTQTQKINTQAVETIVENTYDALGQLKRKETGGGLQKVDYTYNVRGWLKGINDVDNLGDDLFAFGINYNTPQLGATPLFNGNIAETYWKTQSINPNPPNNPVSTSYVYSYDALNRIVSATDNTGNYTLSGVTYDKTGNILSLNRKGNLDAAATSFGDMDILAYTYDNGNKLLRVTDTGNTTFGFKDGSNTNDDYVYDTNGNMTQDQNKGITGITYNHLNLPQTVTVNNTDHTGNITYIYDATGAKLKKIATEGSSLLETEYAGNYVYKNGDLEFFNTPEGYVEQYADGFKYIYQYKDHLGNIRLSYNKGGNKTFLNDTFGSSTDDWGGGGVSATNGRLGVKVQYMYSGTNKKITQSFSAGETVKIRLKLDANGKGYKMRVLVNEINAANVSTGWYSAGDAAEGNFEATYQIKQDAAKLNIKLGLTSSIAAEEEIYLDDISVVQETEEGIIVQQEKNYYPFGLQHQGYNFAVNGRKHNYGFNGVEYMTDLDLNIYEMDVRKYDPSIARFTSIDPVTHHSMSPYVAFDNNPVFWVDPSGADADKPKIDSYSKTIISSLVDEDGNTIVTMQTHSRKTVTNDDGSKTVTRTFSTITNTISNKEGDEANISYGNNHSVSQTDTYNANGELINEGKAIKQTGGTVNFSDKSVLNSWTNHIADFNRNNGSSDSWNKKVLEDGISVTKAALAFGPALMLKKIPKEQFVFGQKGKGGFAFGVAELLNYSAKKINSNNKQLMLSNIDRSNGVPSNRHRLPRKPTEGISITKAVLKRIGKVLGLY; this is encoded by the coding sequence ATGAAAAAACAAATTATATATTTATTATTAGCGCTAATGGGATTGAACCTTCAAGCCCAGGTAGTACTATCAGACAAGAACTATGTGCATACTACGGTTCCTCAAACCGCAATGACCATTGCAGAAATAGAGAATATAAACTGTACTAACATTAATGATATCAACAGATCGATAGAGAGTGTTACTTATTTTGATGGACTGGGTAGGCCCATACAACAACGAGCGATCAAAGCCTCACCAGATGGTAAGGATATCGTTACCCATATCACTTATGATGATTATGGCAGACAGGACAAACAATACCTTCCTTTTGAAGCAACCAATACGATTGGGAGTTATAAAGAGATCAATGTTAATACCGATATCAACCAGTATTATAAGGATACCTATGCTAGTGATTTCCCAGGGGTTACAAATGCTAATCTGGGAGAGGTTAATGCCTATTCAGAAAGTGTGTTTGAAGCTTCTCCTCTTAATCGAGTACTAGAACAAGGAGCCCCAGGAGCACCCTGGAAAGCAGATCGAGGTAGCGATACAGATCATACTATTAAATTTGATTGGGATGCTAATACAGCGAATGAAGTAGTCTATTTTAAAGTAACCTTTGCCAATCCAGATGATACCGAAGCTCCTACCTTAACAAAAGATGGTTTTTATACTGCGAATCAGTTATACATCACCATCACCAAAGATGAAAACTGGACTCCGGCAGATGGGAATAATCATACTACGAAAGAGTACAAAGATAAACAAGGTAGAGTGGTCTTAAAAAGAACCTATGCCAATGTTGGGGTGCCGAGCGTAGTCGAAGCACATGACACCTATTATGTATATGATAGATTTGGAAATTTAACATACGTAATCCCACCAAAAGTAAATACTAGTGCTACAAGTATCTCTGCTACCGAGCTTGCCGAATTGTGTTATCAATACAAATATGATAATCGTAATAGGCTTATCGAAAAGAAAATCCCTGGTAAAGACAAGGAGTATATTGTCTATAACAAACTAGATCAACCGATCTTAACCCAGGATGCGAATCTAAAAGCAAGCAATGCCTGGCTATTTACCAAATATGATGCCTTTGGCAGGGTTACCTATACCGGTAAATTCACCGATAACCGAGAAAGAAAAGTTATACAACAAGCTGTCAATACAGAATCTATACTATGGGAACAACGAGGTGTTGCTGCCCAGATCGATGGGACTACTATCTATTACAGCAATACGGCATTCCCAACCACAAACCTGGAGTTATATACCATTAATTACTATGATGATTATGGGTTTGATATTGCAGGATTAACCAATCCCGGTACGGTATATGGCGAAACTATATCAGATCAAACCAAGACACTACCTACAGGAAGCAAGGTAAAAGTACTTGATACCTATGATTGGATCACTACCGTAACCTATTATGATAAAAAATCAAGACCCATCTATGTGGCTAGTAAAAACGAATATCTAAACACTACAGATATCGTAGCAACTCAATTGGATTTTGTAGGTAAGGTAGCACAAACCAAAACCACCCATACCAAAGATAGTAACGCACCTATTATAACCATAGACACATTTACTTATGATCATATGGGTAGAGCATTAACTCAAACCCAAAAGATCAATACTCAAGCAGTTGAAACTATTGTTGAAAATACCTACGATGCTTTAGGGCAATTAAAACGTAAAGAAACAGGAGGAGGATTACAAAAGGTAGATTATACCTATAATGTAAGAGGGTGGTTAAAAGGGATTAATGATGTAGATAACCTGGGGGATGACCTCTTTGCTTTTGGGATCAATTACAATACACCACAACTTGGGGCTACACCGCTGTTTAATGGTAATATAGCAGAGACTTATTGGAAAACTCAAAGTATAAACCCTAATCCTCCGAATAACCCGGTAAGTACTTCATATGTGTACAGTTATGATGCCCTTAATAGGATTGTAAGTGCAACAGATAATACTGGTAACTATACCCTAAGTGGTGTTACCTATGACAAAACAGGAAATATCCTTTCCTTAAACCGAAAAGGAAACCTTGATGCAGCTGCTACTTCTTTTGGAGATATGGATATCCTGGCATATACCTATGATAATGGTAACAAACTCTTAAGAGTGACCGATACCGGTAATACGACTTTTGGTTTTAAAGATGGTAGCAATACCAATGATGATTATGTCTACGACACTAATGGTAATATGACCCAGGATCAAAACAAGGGAATTACAGGGATTACCTATAATCATTTAAATCTACCTCAAACAGTCACGGTAAATAATACAGATCATACCGGAAATATTACTTATATTTATGATGCCACTGGGGCAAAATTAAAAAAGATTGCCACAGAGGGAAGTTCTTTATTAGAGACTGAGTATGCCGGTAATTATGTGTATAAGAATGGTGATCTGGAGTTTTTTAATACCCCAGAAGGGTATGTAGAACAATATGCAGATGGTTTTAAGTACATCTATCAATATAAAGATCATTTAGGCAATATACGCTTAAGCTATAATAAAGGTGGTAATAAGACCTTTTTAAATGATACTTTTGGTAGTAGTACCGATGACTGGGGTGGTGGTGGCGTATCTGCAACCAATGGTCGTTTAGGAGTTAAAGTACAATATATGTACAGTGGTACGAATAAAAAGATTACACAATCTTTTAGTGCCGGAGAAACGGTGAAGATACGGCTGAAACTGGATGCCAATGGTAAAGGATATAAGATGCGTGTACTGGTCAATGAGATTAATGCTGCTAATGTAAGTACAGGGTGGTATTCTGCTGGTGATGCTGCCGAAGGTAATTTTGAAGCTACCTACCAGATCAAACAAGATGCTGCTAAGCTAAATATCAAACTAGGATTAACCAGTAGTATAGCTGCAGAAGAAGAGATCTATCTTGATGATATTAGTGTGGTACAAGAAACCGAAGAAGGTATCATCGTACAGCAAGAGAAGAATTATTATCCTTTTGGATTACAGCATCAAGGATACAATTTTGCTGTAAATGGTAGAAAACATAATTACGGGTTTAATGGTGTCGAATATATGACAGATTTGGATTTAAATATTTATGAAATGGATGTTCGTAAATACGATCCTTCTATTGCTCGTTTTACTTCTATTGATCCTGTCACACATCATTCAATGTCTCCTTATGTTGCGTTTGATAATAATCCTGTTTTTTGGGTTGATCCTAGCGGTGCTGATGCTGATAAACCTAAAATAGATTCTTATAGTAAAACTATTATATCCTCATTAGTTGATGAGGATGGAAACACAATTGTTACTATGCAAACACATTCAAGAAAAACAGTCACAAATGATGATGGATCAAAAACAGTTACACGAACATTTTCTACTATAACGAATACTATATCAAATAAAGAAGGAGATGAAGCAAATATAAGTTATGGAAATAATCATTCTGTGTCACAAACAGATACATATAATGCTAATGGAGAACTAATAAATGAAGGAAAAGCTATTAAACAAACTGGTGGTACTGTTAATTTTTCTGATAAGAGTGTATTGAATTCTTGGACTAATCATATTGCAGATTTTAATAGGAATAATGGAAGTAGTGATTCTTGGAATAAAAAAGTATTAGAAGATGGAATATCAGTTACAAAAGCAGCTTTAGCTTTTGGCCCTGCTTTAATGTTAAAAAAGATACCAAAAGAGCAGTTTGTGTTTGGACAAAAAGGGAAAGGAGGCTTTGCTTTTGGTGTTGCTGAATTATTAAATTATAGTGCAAAGAAAATTAATTCTAATAATAAACAGTTAATGTTATCTAATATAGACAGGTCTAATGGTGTGCCTTCAAATAGACATAGACTACCTAGAAAACCAACAGAAGGTATATCTATAACAAAAGCAGTTTTAAAAAGAATAGGTAAGGTATTAGGTTTATATTAA
- a CDS encoding nicotinic acid mononucleotide adenyltransferase, translating to MKTLKLLSVIFLGSILLTSCVAEVVIEEDVYIEEPTITLNELLNTYEIWYVDIERTKGNGEIPFLQKAFTVSFRNGTFYANNNLVGMGSNGNGYGLDVGFYDTFRMDLDISHDIDGAYKLVITQLSDNQIEVYDRVTNTSYFLVGYQRNNFDYDQVFYDNIHYFLQEYETWEKVFTSEFGVLNEFDNENYLKFSYFGSGENFKSSRDENGIHIDDIFYDYTGHYEVNDIVNIFDRKTLTLDYDYLGNEFFELSVINDSKIELFHPTSETVYQFVGRGHIQFKSSEKGKLTQNEKKRIKKADFMKLSK from the coding sequence ATGAAAACGCTAAAATTACTTTCGGTTATTTTTTTAGGTTCAATACTATTAACTTCTTGTGTAGCAGAGGTTGTTATCGAAGAAGATGTTTATATAGAGGAACCAACAATTACTTTAAACGAATTATTGAATACCTATGAGATCTGGTATGTAGATATCGAACGCACAAAGGGTAATGGTGAGATTCCGTTTTTACAAAAAGCGTTTACAGTTTCTTTCCGAAACGGAACATTTTATGCCAATAATAATCTAGTGGGTATGGGAAGTAATGGAAACGGCTATGGATTAGATGTTGGTTTCTATGATACTTTTAGAATGGATCTGGATATTAGTCATGATATAGACGGTGCATATAAATTAGTAATTACTCAATTATCAGATAATCAGATAGAAGTGTATGATAGGGTAACGAATACCAGCTATTTCCTGGTTGGATACCAACGTAATAATTTTGATTATGATCAGGTATTTTATGATAATATTCATTATTTCCTGCAGGAGTATGAGACCTGGGAAAAAGTGTTTACTAGTGAGTTTGGGGTATTGAATGAGTTTGATAACGAAAACTATTTGAAATTCTCATATTTTGGATCTGGAGAAAATTTTAAAAGCTCTCGAGATGAAAATGGAATTCATATTGACGATATCTTTTATGATTATACTGGTCATTATGAGGTTAATGATATCGTTAACATTTTTGATAGGAAAACTTTAACACTTGATTACGATTATCTGGGCAATGAATTCTTCGAGTTGTCCGTTATAAATGATAGTAAAATAGAATTGTTTCATCCTACCTCAGAAACAGTGTACCAGTTTGTAGGTAGAGGACATATACAATTTAAGAGTTCTGAGAAAGGAAAACTGACTCAGAATGAAAAGAAAAGAATAAAAAAAGCTGATTTTATGAAGCTTTCAAAATAA
- a CDS encoding sulfurtransferase: MNTLQITQPIVSVNWLSKHLDHPDLVILDATIKKVTSQDESKKSNLKIKGARFFDIKNVFSDTTIDIPNMLPSAEAFSEACKTLGISSHHTIVIYDTLGIYSSPRARWMFTIMGHQNVAILDGGFPAWQKAEQPCETEDTNQQQYNRGNFESNYIPKLVTNAKTVRIEMNSESTLILDARSPGRFTASEPEPRESLKGGHIPNSMNLHYTKVLDDGKMKSTAELQEILQHFNIEDKKLIFTCGSGITACIIMLAVELVGYHNVSVYDGSWSEWGQLDGVPIQC, translated from the coding sequence ATGAATACATTACAAATCACACAACCCATTGTATCGGTAAATTGGCTTTCTAAGCATTTGGATCATCCTGATTTGGTTATTCTGGATGCTACAATTAAAAAAGTAACCTCACAAGATGAGTCAAAAAAATCGAACCTAAAGATTAAAGGAGCTCGGTTTTTTGATATTAAAAATGTTTTTTCTGATACAACTATCGATATTCCTAATATGCTTCCTTCTGCAGAAGCTTTCTCAGAAGCTTGTAAAACACTTGGTATTAGTTCTCATCATACCATAGTGATCTATGATACATTAGGGATCTACTCTAGTCCAAGAGCAAGATGGATGTTTACAATCATGGGGCATCAAAACGTTGCCATATTAGATGGTGGTTTCCCGGCATGGCAAAAAGCCGAGCAACCGTGTGAAACCGAAGATACCAACCAACAACAATACAACCGTGGAAATTTTGAATCCAATTACATCCCTAAGTTGGTTACCAATGCTAAAACGGTACGTATAGAAATGAATTCTGAAAGCACTCTAATACTAGATGCACGTTCTCCAGGTAGGTTTACTGCATCAGAACCCGAACCCAGAGAAAGTCTTAAAGGAGGGCATATTCCAAATTCAATGAATCTGCATTATACAAAAGTACTGGATGATGGTAAAATGAAATCTACTGCCGAATTACAAGAAATTCTACAGCATTTTAACATTGAAGACAAAAAACTGATCTTTACGTGTGGATCAGGTATTACCGCATGTATTATTATGCTTGCCGTAGAACTGGTAGGATATCATAATGTATCTGTATATGATGGATCATGGAGTGAATGGGGGCAGTTGGATGGAGTTCCTATTCAATGTTAA